One Thermomonas paludicola genomic window, CTTCTGCGTGGGCCTGGGTGCCTTGTGGGCCGTGTCGCGGGTGCCGGTGCATCTGCTCAAGCAGGCCACGCCAGCGGTGTTCGTGGCCTCGCTGCTGCCAATGGTGCTGGTGCTGTTCATCGGCAGCGGCAAGTACGGCAACCACTGGATCAACCTCGGCTTTTTCAACGTGCAGCCGTCCGAGTTGTCCAAGCTGACCCTGCCGATGATGCTGGCCTGGCATTTCGACCGGTATCGCCTGCCGCCGCGCTTCCCGGTGCTGCTTGGCGCGGTGGCGATCATCGCGCTGCCGGTGGGGTTGACCCTGCTCCAGCACGACCTGGGCACGGCGGTGCTGATCCTGGCCACCGGCGTGTTCGTGCTGTTCCTGGCCGGCACCTCCTGGTGGTGGTGGGGCGCGGCCGGCGCGGTGGGCGGCGGCGGCTTCGCGCTGGCCATGTTCGCGCCGATCGCGTGGCTGGGCTTCCTGCGGCCCTATCAGCAGAACCGCATCCTCACTTTCCGCAATCCCGACAATGACCCGATGGGCGCGGGTTGGAACATCCTGCAATCGCAAATCGCCATTGGCGGCGGCGGCCTGACCGGCAAGGGCTGGGGACAGGGCACCCAGTCGCACCTGAACTACCTGCCCGAGCACACCACCGACTTCGCCTTCTCGGTGCTGGCCGAGGATTTCGGCTGGCTCGGCGTGGCCGTGGTGCTGCTGCTGTACCTGTGCGTGATCACGCGTTGCCTGTGGATCGCGGCCGACTCGCGCGATGGCTATGCGCGCCTGCTGGCCGGTGCCATCGGACTGTCGCTGTTCGTGTACGTGTTGGTCAATGGCGGCATGATCTCCGGCCTGCTGCCGGTGGTGGGCGTGCCGATGCCGCTGCTGAGCTACGGCGGCACCTCGGCGGTGACCATCCTGCTGGGCTTTGGCGTGGTGATGGCGCTGAAAGCGCACCGGCCGGTGCATCGGTGACATGCGTTTCGTGTCCCGGCGCAGGGGCTCCGGTTCACGGTTCAAACTGAATGCGCCATTCCGATTCTGTTTGCGGTGCGTGCTACCCTCCGCGCCGATGACCCGACGCACTTTGCCCAGCCTTGCCGCGCTCGCGCTTGCCGCGTGCGCGACCGTACCCCAGACGTCGCGGGTGCCCGCACCGACACCGCTGCCGGTGGCTGCCACACCGCTGCCGACAGCGGCGCATGAGCGCGATATGGAGGTCGCCCGCGCCGAGTTCGCGCGCACCACCGCGCAGCGCTTCGGCATTCCCGCCGCGCAGATCGAAGCGGTGCTGGCCCACGCGCAGATCCGCGATTCCATCGTCAGGGCGATGGCGCGGCCGGCCGAAGCGAAACCGTGGCGGGACTATCGGCCGATCTTCATCCAGCCGGCGCGGATCGATGGGGGGCGCGCCTTCCTCGAAGAAAATCGCGCCGCGCTGCAGCGCGCCGAAGACACCTACGGCGTGCCAAAGGAAGTCGTCACCGCGATCATCGGCGTGGAAACCAGCTACGGCGGCAACAAGGGCAGCTATCCGGTGGTGGATGCGCTGTACACGCTGGCCTTCGCCTACCCGCGCAGCGGCGATCCGGCGCGCGTGGCCTACGAGGACAAGCGCGAGGCGTTCTTCCGCGACGAACTGGCGCAGCTGTTCGCGCTTGGGAAAGAGGAAGGGGTCGACATCACGCAGCTGAAAGGCAGCTATGCCGGCGCGATGGGCTGGGGCCAGTTCATGCCGTCCAGTTACCGCCAGTACGCGGTGGATGGCGATGGCGACGGCAAGCGCGATTTGTTCAATGATCTCGACGACGTGATCGCGTCGGTGGCGAACTACTTCGCGAAGAAGGGCAAGTGGGAGCGCAGCGGGCCGGTGATGGCGCGCGCGGCCCGCGATCCGGGTGCGGCTGATTTCGTCAATCCAGGCAATGCGGTCAGCCTCGACCAAACCCTGGCGTCATTGCAGGCGAAGGGCTACCGCCCGGTCGATCTGCGCTTCGTTTACACCGATGCGGGGCCGCAGGCGACCCTGGTCACCCTGGATGGCGTGGCCGGGCCGGAATACTGGCTGGTCTTCAACAATTTCAAGGCGATCACCGCGTACAACACCTCGCGGCTGTACGCGACCGCCGTGTTCCAGCTGGCCGAGGCCATTGCCGGTCGCGCGACGGATCCCGCATGAAGGCGCATGCGCTGCTGCTGGCCGCGTTGCCGCTGCTGCTGGCCGCCTGTGCGACCACCGGAGGCGCGGCCAAGGCGCCGGTGCAGGCCGGCAGCGCGCCGCCGCCCGCCCCTGTCGCGCACAAGGGCAAGGTCTCGCCCTATGCGCCCGCGCAGGAAGATCCGTCCAAGCGCGGCGACTACGTGGCAGGAGGATTGTTCCGCCCCGGCGAGTCCGACACCGTGCCGGATGAGATTCCCGACGTGGACGCGATTCCCGAGCCGGAGGTGCGCGACGAACCGCGTGCGCGCACCGGCAATCGCGATTACGCGGTGCTGGGCAAGCGCTATGCGGTGCTGGACAATCCTTCCGGTTACGTCGAAGAAGGCCTGGCTTCGTATTACGGCAACAAATTCCATGGCCGGCGCACCTCCAGCCAGGAGGTGTACGACATGTACGCCTTCAGCGCGGCGCACAAGACCCTGCCGCTCCCCAGCTTCGCGCGGGTGACCAATCTCGACAACGGCAGGTCGGTGATCGTGCGCATCAATGATCGTGGCCCCTTCCATCCGGGGCGGGTGATCGACCTCAGCTATGCGGCGGCGGTCAAGCTGGGTTATCGGGAAAAAGGCACCGCCCGGGTCCGGGTTGAGGCATTGACGGCGGACGACGATGGCGACGCGCCGCACACGGCGATGGACACGCTGATCGGAAAGCTGCCCGCGGACGCTGCGTCGTCGCCGGCGGGCAACCGCTTTGACATGCGCCAGGATGGGCGGGTGATGGGGGCCGACGAATTCGATGCGTGGATGCGTTCGCGGCGCATCCGCGTGGCCACCGGCAAGCCGGCGTTGGCGATGGCGTCTGCGGCAACGGCGCTGGCGACGCAGGCGGTGTCGGCGCCGCTCGCGGCGCAGCCCGAAACGCCGGTGGCGGTGGTTGCCGCGCCGGTGGCGGGCGAGGTCACCCTGCAGGTGGCCAGCTTCAGCAATCCGCAGAACGCGCAGCGTGCGCTGTCCCTGCTGCAGGAGGCGGCGATCGCGCGCGCGCAGCTGCAGGATGTGGACGTGGGCGGGAAGAAAATCTGGCGGCTGAGGATCGGCCCGGTCAGCGAAGCCGTGACTGCGGAACTTGCGGCGCGCATCGTGGGTCTGGGATTCGGCCAGCCGCAACGGATCAGGAACTGATCGGGCGCGGTAAAATGCCCGTTTGAAATACACGTGCGCCGCGTCTGCGCAATCTCAGGAGTTGTCCCGGAATGCATCCCCGTTCGCTGTTGTTCGTGTCGCTGGCCGCCGCCGGCATCGTCTTGGGTTCAGGCTTGGCTATCGCCCAGATTCCCGCGCCTGCCCGCCCGGTTGCGCTCAGCGATGCACTGCCGATTCCGGACGCGCCCGCGCCCAAGGTCAGCAAGGCGTGGGTGTTGCTGGATGCCGCCACCGGGCAGGTGCTGGCCGGCGACAACATCGACACCCCGGTGGAGCCGGCCAGCATCACCAAGGTGATGACCAGCTATGTGATCGCCGCGGAAATGGCCGCAGGCAAGGTCAAGCGGGATGATCCCGTGCTGATGAGCGAGCACGCCTGGCGCGAAGGTGGCGCCGCCACCGACGGCAGCTACAGCGGCTTCGAGGTCAACAAGACCGCGCCGCTGGTGGAAATGGAAAAGGGCATGGTGGTGCAGTCGGGCAACGATGCCGCGATTGCCCTGGCCGAACACGTGGCCGGCAGCGAAGAAGCCTTTGCGCAGCTGATGAACGCCTATGCCAAGAAGATCGGAATGCGCAATTCCCACTTCGTCAATCCGCACGGGCTGTCCACCGAAGGGCATGTGTCCACCGCCCATGATCTGGCGCTGCTGGGACGTGCGCTGATCCACGATTTCCCGGAAGCCTATTCCTACAACAAGCTCAAGGAATTCACGGTCGGCCCGATCACCCAGCCCAACCGCAACCTGCTGCTGTGGCGCGATGCCTCGGTCGATGGCATCAAGACCGGCCACACCTCCCGCGCCGGCTATTGCCTGATGGCATCGGCCAAGCGTGGCGACCAGCGCTTGATCAGTGTGGTGATGGGCGATACCAGCGAGAACCAGCGCGCGGTGGATGCGCAGGCGCTGCTGAACTGGGGCTTCCGTTTCTACGAATCGCATCGCCTGTATGACGTGGGCAAGTCGCTGGCAACACCCAAGGTGTGGAAGGGCGCGGCCGACGTGGTCAAGGTCGGCGTGGCGCAGCCGCTTCTGGTGTCCACGCCGCGCGGCAAGTACGAGCATCTGAAGGCCAGCATGGACCTGCCGAAGTCGCTGGTGGCGCCGATCGCCAAGGGCCAGCGGCTGGGAACGGTGAAGGTGATGTTCGACGGCAAGCCGGTGGCGCAGGCGCCGCTGGTGGCGCTGGAGGCGGTGGAAGAGGGCGGCTTCTTCAAGCGCCTGTGGCACGAACTGCTGATGTGGTGGCAGGGATGATGCCGAACTCGGACAACCCCGAGCACGGCTTCCAGTTCCCCGGCACCTTCGAGCTGTCGGCGATGGGCGCGGCCGAACGGCACCTGGAAAGCGAACTGCCGCAGCATCTGCTGGACGCCGGCATCGAAGTGCTGAGCGAATCGGTGAACTGGCGGCATTCCTCCAGCGGCAAGTACGTGTCGGTGCGGATCGCGTTTCGCGCCGATTCGCGCGAGGACTATGACCGCGCGCACCAGGCCCTGCGCGACCATCCCGAGGTGAAGTGGACGCTGTGAAGTCCGAGGCCTCTCCCTGCGCGCTGCAAGCGTCGGGTGCGGCGGCGGCGCGCACCGGCATCACCCGCGATCTGGGTCACCAACGGTATGAGCCGGTGTGGCGCGCCATGCAGGCGTTCACCGATGCGCGCACGGATGCCACCCCCGATGAGCTGTGGCTGGTCGAGCACGAACCGGTGTTCACCCTGGGCCAGGCCGGCAAGCCGGAACACGTGCTGTTGCCGGGCGCGATCCCGGTGCTCCACGTCGATCGCGGCGGCCAGGTCACCTACCACGGGCCCGGCCAGATCGTGGCCTACCCGCTGCTGGACCTGAAGCGTCTGAAGATCGGCGTGCGCGAGTACGTCTGCAAGATCGAGCAGGCGATCATCGACACGCTGGCCGAATGGAACATCGGCGCCGCGCGCAAGGACGGCGCGCCGGGTGTGTACGTGGGCGCTGCCAAGATCGCCTCGCTGGGCATCCGCGTGCGCCGTGGCTGCACCTTCCACGGGCTGGCATTCAACATCACCGGCGACAGCACGCCGCCGTTCGCCCGCATCAATCCCTGCGGCTATGCGGGCCTGCAAGTGGTGGCGCTGCAGGATCTGGGCGGCCCGTCCTCGCTGGAGGCCGTCAAGCCGGTGTTGCAGGCCCAGCTGGGCCGGCAGTTCCGGCTGCAATGGGAGCATGACGCGGCGCTGCCGGGGCCTCTGGCGGACTGAGCCCGGTTGTGCGCGATAATTGCGCCATGAGCACTCATCCCCGCAGCATTCCGCTCGCCGTCGTTGCCGATGGCGCCCCTTCATTGGAGCCGGGCGTGCGCCAGGTGGCCGACCAGAAAATCGCGCGTTCGCCGGTGCAGTTTGCCGACGCGCCGGTGCTGCGCAAGCCGAGCTGGATCCGCGTGCGCATTCCCGCCGGCAACGCCGTGCAGGCGCTGAAGTCCAAGCTGCGCGAGAACCGGTTGGTGACCGTGTGCGAGGAAGCCAGCTGCCCGAACATCCACGAATGCTTCAGCCACGGCACCGCGACCTTCATGATCCTCGGCGAGGTTTGCACCCGCCGTTGCAGTTTCTGCGACGTGGCCCACGGCCGCCCCCAGCCGCCGGATCCCGCCGAGCCGCTGCGGCTGGCGCAGACGGTGAAGGACATGGGGCTGCGCTACGTGGTGATCACCAGCGTGGATCGCGACGACCTGCGCGACGGCGGCGCCGGCCACTTCGTGGACTGCATCACCGCCATTCGCGAGTTCACGCCCGCTACCAAAATCGAAATCCTCACCCCCGATTTCCGCGGCAAGGGGCGCATGGATCGCGCGCTGGAGATTCTTGCGGTCAATCCGCCGGACGTGTTCAACCACAACGTCGAGACGGTGCCGGACCTGTACCGCAACGTGCGCCCTGGCGCGGACTACCAGTGGTCGCTGACCCTGCTGCAAAAGTTCAAGGCGCAGCACCCGGCCATTCCCACCAAGTCGGGAATCATGCTTGGCCTTGGCGAGACCATGGAGCAGGTGCAGGGCACCCTGCGCGACCTGCGCGCGCACGACGTGGAAATGGTGACCATCGGCCAGTACCTGCAGCCCAGCGCGCATCACCATCCGGTGCTGCGTTACTGGACGCCGGACGAGTTCCAGGCTTTGGCGGATTACGGCCACGCGCTCGGGTTTGCCAACGTCGCGTCCGGGCCGATGGTGCGCTCCAGCTACCACGCCGACCGTCAGGCGGCTGCCCGCCTGGCCACCGCCGATGCGGGCGCACCGGTTTGAGCCGCCTCGTGAGGGCGGCGTTCACATAACCGCACCCCGGGCCGTTACAGTGAAATGCAACGCAGTGGTGCAACTTTCAGCACTGGTGCGTGGTCGATGCTTCACCCATCCTGCCCGTATCCCCCATGCGGCCCCCACGTCGCGGAACCACGATGATTCGCAACCGACCCCTGCTCGTTTTTTCCCTGGCGCTGGCATTGGCCACGCCGCTTGCCCTGTTGGCCGGCAGCAGCGACATCGCCCCCGCGTCCGGCCCTACCCAGGACCAGGCCACCACCTCGCGCATGGTGTATGGCGTGCTGTCCGACAGTCGCTATGCCTATCGCCCGCGTGCGCTGGATGATGCGCTGTCGGGCGAGATCCTGACCGGGTACCTGAAAGCGCTGGATCCGGGCAAGGTGTTCTTCACCGCCCAGGATGTCGCCGGCTTCGGCAGGTACGCCACCACGCTGGACGATGCGATCAAAAGCGGCCAGGTGGATCCGGCATGGGCAATATTCGCGATCTACCGCCAGCGCGTCGAAGCGCGTATCGCGTATGCGCGCGAGCAGCTCAAGGGCAATTTCGATTTCAGCAAGGATGAGCGCTACGCCTACGACCGCAAGGATGCGCCGTGGGCTGATGATGCCGCCCTGAATCAGCTGTGGCGGCAGTCGGTGAAGAACGATTGGCTGCGCCTGAAACTGGCCGGCAAGCAGCCCGACGAGATCCGCAAGACGCTGGACAAGCGCTATGCCAACCTCATTTCCAGCGTGCAGGAATTGAAGGGTGACGAGATTTTCCAGAGCTTCATGAATGCCTACAGCGGCAGCATCGATCCGCACACGGACTACATGAATCCGCGCAGCGCGGAAAACTTCAACGTGCAGATGTCCAATTCGCTGGAAGGCATCGGTGCCGTGTTGTTCCGCCAGGACGACGTGGTGGTGGTGCGCGAGATGGTGCCGGGCGGCCCGGCTGCGCGCAGCGGCAAGCTCAAGTCGGGCGACCGCATCGTGGGCGTCGGCCAGGGCAGCAGCGGCGAAATGAAGGACGTGATCGGTTGGCGCATCGATGACGTGGTGCAGATGATTCGCGGCGCGGCCAACACCCAGGTGCGCCTGGACGTGGTTCCTGCCGAAGCACCGCTGGACAGCAAGCCGCAGCTGGTGCAGCTGACCCGCGCCAAGGTGCGCATCGAGGATGCGCGTGCCAAGGCCGAAACCATCGTGGTGCCGGCGGCTGCCGGACAGGCCGCGCGCCGGATCGGCGTGATCAAGCTGCCCGGCTTCTACCAGGACTTCGATGCGCGCCGCCGCAATGACCCCAATTACGCATCGGCCACCCGCGACGTGGCCAGGATGCTGGTGGAGTTCCGCGCGCAGAAGCTCGATGGCGTGGTGCTGGACCTGCGCGGCAACGGCGGCGGCTCGCTCAGCGAAGCGGTGGAGCTGACCGGGCTGTTCATCGACAAGGGCCCGGTGGTGCAGGTGCGCGAGTCGGGCGGCCGGGTCAACGTGCAATACGACCAGGATGCAGGCGTGGCCTGGGACGGGCCGCTGGCGGTACTGGTCAATCGCGGCTCGGCGTCGGCGTCGGAAATCGTGGCCGGTGCGATCAAGGATTACGGGCGCGGCCTGGTCATCGGCGAGACCACGTTCGGCAAGGGGACCGTGCAGACCATGCTGGACCTGGATCGCTGGCCGGCCAACGAGAAGCCGCGCTTCGGCGAGATCAAGCTGACCGTGGCGCAGTTCTTCCGCCCGGATGGCAGCAGCACCCAGAACAAGGGCGTGGAGCCGGACGTGGCGTTCCCGGTCAGCGTGGATGCCAGTGAGTTCGGCGAGAGCACCTATCCCAACGCGCTGCCGTGGACGCGCATTGCTGCCGCACCGCATGTGCGCTACGGCAATTTCACGCCGCTGCTGCCGCAGTTGGCCGTGCTGCACCAGGCGCGCTCGGCCAAGGACGTGGAATACCAGTGGTGGGTCGAGGACGTGCGCAAGTTCCGCGAGGAACAGGCCAAGAAGTCGATTTCGTTGAATGAAGCCGCGCGCCGCGACGAGCGCGATGCATTCGAGGCGCAGCGCAAGCAGCGCACCGAAGAGCGCAAGCGCCTCGGCATTGCGCTGGATCCGCTGCTGGATGCGCGCGCCGATGATGGCCTGACCGCCGACGAGCGCAACGTGGCGGATTCGGTGGCGCGCGAAGAGGCTGCAAAGAAGCTCACCGATCCGCTGCTGCGCGAATCCGCGGCAATCCTTGCCGATGCCGTCGCCCTGCTGGGCAAGGATGCCAAGCTTGCGGCGCAGGTGCTGCCGGCCACGCGCAACGCGTCCGGTCACTGGGCCGACTGACCGCACGCGACCTTCAATTTCTTCATGCATTCCCCAGCGGGCACCTTCGGGTGCCCGCCGTTGTCTGGCAGGTCAGCAAATGGCGTCTTCCTCATCTTCCGCCGCGTCCACGCCCGCCGCCGCCAGCGTTGCGCTTGCGCTGGCCGCGCTGTATCTGATCTGGGGCTCCACCTATCTGGCCATCCGCTTCGCGCTGGAGGGGGGCTTTCCGCCATTCCTGCTTGGCGGCATCCGCTTCCTGGTGGCCGGCGGCCTGCTGTATGCCGTCCTGCGCTGGCGCGGGGTGGCGGCGCCGACGCGCCCGCAATGGCGGAACCTGCTGGTCATGGGCGTGCTGTTGCTGCTGATGGGCAATGGCATGGTGAATTTCGGCGAGCAAACCGTGTCGTCCGGCATGACCGCCGTCATCGTGTCGTCGTCCGCGCTGTGGATGGGGGTGTTTGCGGCATTGCGCGGGCATCGGCCCAATCGCATGGAGTGGCTGGGGCTGGCAATCGGTTTCCTGGGCGTGCTCTGGCTCAGTGCCGGTGGCAGCCTGGCGGGTACCCCGGGCGGGCTGGCCGCGTTGCTGGTGGCGTCGCTGGCGTGGTCGTTTGGTTCGATCTGGAGCCGCGGCCGCGATCTGCCGCCGCCGTTCATGGCGGCGGCGGGACAGATGTTGTGCGGCGGGCTGGCGATGAGCCTGCTGGGCGCGGGCCTGGGTGAGCGCTTCCACGGCCTGCCCACCGCGCACGCCATCGGGGCGTTCTGGTATCTGGTGGTGCTGGGGTCGCTGGCGGGATTCTCGGCCTACATCTGGCTGCTGCATCACGTGCGCCCGGCGCTGGCCACCAGTTATGCCTATGTGAACCCGGCGATTGCGGTGGTGCTGGGCGCGGCATTGGCGCACGAGCATTTCGGCCCGCGCGAATTGGCGGCAATGGCGGTGATCCTGCTGGGGGTGGTCGCGATTACCCTGGCCAAAATCGGGAACGCCAAGGCATGAGATCCGGCGACGATGCCGTGCGTGGCACCTGGGTTGCCATCGCCACGTTCGTGATGTGGGGGCTGGCGCCGCTGTATTGGCACCTGCTCGTGGCGGTGCCGTCGCTGCAGATCGTGTTGCACCGGGTGGTATGGAGCGCGCTGTTCGTCGGCGTGTTCCTGTTCTGGCGTGATGGTCGCAGTTGGCTTCGCAGCACCCTGCGCGGACAACCGAAGCTGTGGTGGATGCTGGCGCTGAGCGGCGTGCTGATTTCCTGCAACTGGGGCCTGTACATCTGGGCGGTGAACGCCGGCCACGTGGTGGAAACCGCGCTGGGATATTTCATCAATCCGCTGCTCAACGTGGTGATCGGCGTGTTGTTCATGCGCGAGCGGCTGCGCCCGCTGCAGTGGGTGGCGGTGGCGATCGCGGCAGCCGGCGTGACCTGGCTGACCGTGCAATACGGCCAATTCCCGTGGATCGCGCTGGCGCTGGCGTGTTCGTTCGGCCTGTACGGGGTGCTGCGCAAGCTGGCGCACGTGGATTCCGTCGCCGGGCTCGGCGTGGAAAGCGCCTATCTGTTCGTGCCGGTGCTGGGCGCGTTGTTGTGGAGTGAACTGCATGGCGCGGGCGGCTTCTTGCCCATCAATGGTGCGCCCGGTTACGGCGCCGGGTTGAGCGCGCTGCTGGTGCTGTCGGGCCTGGTCACCGCGCTGCCGCTGGTGGGCTTTGCCTATGCGGTGCGCAGGATCTCGCTGACCACCGTGGGCATCCTGCAATACATCGCGCCGACCCTGCAGTTCCTGATCGGCGTGTTCATCCTCCACGAAGCCTTCGACCGCACCCGCCTGGTGGGCTTTGCCTGCATCTGGCTGGCCTTGCTGGTGTTCGTGGGCGAAGGCCTGTGGCGGCGCAAGATGGACAACGAGGTGGGTGAGCTGGTGTGAAGCGCGCTGTTCACGCCGCGCGCAGGGCCTCGGTCACCGGCAGCCGCGCCGCGCGCAGTGCCGGGAACAAGCCACCGACCAAGCCAATCCCCAGTGCCCACTTCAGCCCGGTCCACAGCAGCTCCGGCGAGACCTTGAACTGGAACACCACCTGGCTGAAGTTCTGCCCCAGCGTGCTGACCGTGTAGCCGTTGAAGACCAGCCACGCCAGGCCAGCGCCCAGCAGCCCGCCCAGCAGCGCCAGCAGCATGGTTTCCAGCATCACCGCGGTGACCACCGGCAGGCCGCGGAAGCCCAGCGCGCGCATGGTCGCGATCTCGCGCGCGCGGCCGGCCACGGCGGCATACATCGAGTTCAGCGCGCCGAACACCGCACCGATCGCCATGATCGCCCCGATCACCTTGCCAAGGATGTTGATCAGCTTGGTCAGCCCTTCGGATTGCTTGGCGTAATAGTCGTGGGTGGTTTCCACATCCAGCTTCAGCCGCGGGTCGGCGGCCAGCGCCGCCTTGAGCTGCTTGAAGCCGTTCTTGCCGTCCAGCTTCACGGTCACCGACTGGAACGCGCTGCGCTGGTAGGCCGGGCCCAGGACATCGGCATCGGTCCACAGCTCGGAGTCGTGTGAATCCCTGGATTCAAACACGCCGACGACCGTCCACATCTGGTTGGCCAGCTCGAGTTGCTTGCCGACCTGCAGCCCGCGGAACTGCTGTTGCGCGCCGCGCCCCACCACGATCTCGCGCAGCCCCGGCTGGAACCTGCGGCCCTCGATCATCTTCAGCTGCGGCCGCAGTGTCCACGCCGCCTCGCCCACGCCGCGGAACTGCACGTTGGCATCGGTGCCGTCGGCCATCGAGGGCAGGTTCACCACCTGCGAG contains:
- a CDS encoding ABC transporter permease, coding for MKRLKGFLLGLGTVLALLAALVAWIMLPWYAVLGLAAFIALWLVLARSGKLALAAASIGIAGLPQRWGASAVIVVGIAGVVAVLVAMLAMGEGFKATLDKTGGTDSAIILRGGSQAETNSVIMRDQVPLIGSLAGIARGADGKPLASPELSQVVNLPSMADGTDANVQFRGVGEAAWTLRPQLKMIEGRRFQPGLREIVVGRGAQQQFRGLQVGKQLELANQMWTVVGVFESRDSHDSELWTDADVLGPAYQRSAFQSVTVKLDGKNGFKQLKAALAADPRLKLDVETTHDYYAKQSEGLTKLINILGKVIGAIMAIGAVFGALNSMYAAVAGRAREIATMRALGFRGLPVVTAVMLETMLLALLGGLLGAGLAWLVFNGYTVSTLGQNFSQVVFQFKVSPELLWTGLKWALGIGLVGGLFPALRAARLPVTEALRAA